The following coding sequences are from one Lolium rigidum isolate FL_2022 chromosome 6, APGP_CSIRO_Lrig_0.1, whole genome shotgun sequence window:
- the LOC124661695 gene encoding nucleolin 2-like isoform X2: MADGALLDLLPQIHALFSDQLRVISYKWLSRNFSVSSNDAKRLLQEFVNKHGADHQVIYSVSGWLKNDPENYCVKLTSGPKLEEARQTFKDSCSVQVYSIQACIPKDTAVLWNPEFVQAEELFNQPSDKENCLRDNRFCGVVNSFVKRTTNGKQVSSMPPKPMNSVVAPALSKPSSAPKEQSSIARQQHVPEASNPVKGTSIKAEKDNAPVLDKTVNAPAVKEPSVAANANKAKAQNGKNAPSNGGSLATMWGRASAKPKAPAVTKVTDVPSVAVTADAQICAKEEADADSSDDERSAHYKRASSGASIRKRRAIFDCSDDDDDDDFEAIATPEPAKQCAKKSVTQAAQDNKSEQKKLEIKQETSSDVKDFTNGTDSELASECKTKSDNGISHSGITLKEKSNDPPTEENKKDNAPEAVSTSPKRRKVLKTRIDERGREVTEVVWEGEAPASDKAEKNATNTDAPTRPTLPSKPQPAANTERTNVSSKTAAGSKKPGKAAAPKQGKNIMSFFKKV, from the exons ATGGCCGACGGAGCGCTGCTCGACCTGCTGCCCCAGATCCACGCCCTCTTCTCCGACCAGCTCCGCGTG ATTTCATACAAATGGCTTAGTCGGAATTTTTCTGTATCGTCAAATGATGCCAAGAG ATTGCTTCAGGAGTTTGTCAACAAACATGGagctgatcaccaagtgatttacAGTGTGTCTGGGTGGTTAAAGAACGATCCCGAAAATTATTGCGTAAAGCTCACTTCTGGACCTAAACTTGAAG AAGCAAGGCAAACATTTAAGGATTCTTGTTCAGTTCAGGTTTACAGTATCCAGGCATGTATTCCAAAAGATACTGCTGTACTTTGGAATCCTGAATTCGTGCAGGCAGAGGAGCTTTTCAACCAGCCATCTGACAAAGAGAATTGCTTGAGAGATAATAG GTTTTGTGGTGTTGTGAATTCTTTTGTCAAGCGGACTACCAATGGGAAGCAAGTGAGCTCAATGCCTCCGAAGCCTATGAATAGTGTTGTTGCACCTGCACTGTCAAAACCTAGTAGTGCTCCAAAAGAACAGTCTTCTATTGCTCGACAGCAACATGTACCTGAAGCATCCAATCCAGTGAAAGGAACAAGCATTAAGGCTGAGAAGGATAATGCTCCAGTCTTGGATAAAACTGTTAACGCTCCAGCTGTCAAAGAACCATCAGTTGCTGCAAATGCAAATAAAGCCAAAGCTCAGAACGGGAAGAATGCACCCAGTAATGGTGGATCCCTGGCTACAATGTGGGGCCGTGCATCAGCAAAACCCAAGGCTCCAGCTGTCACTAAAGTTACAGATGTGCCAAGTGTTGCTG TTACAGCTGATGCACAGATATGTGCAAAAGAAGAAGCAGATGCTGATAGCAGCGATGATGAAAGAAGTGCACACTACAAGCGGGCCTCCAGTGGTGCAAGTATCAGAAAGAGAAGAGCAATCTTTGATTGttcagatgatgatgacgatgacgattttGAAGCCATTGCAACTCCAGAGCCAGCAAAACAGTGTGCCAAGAAATCTGTCACTCAAGCTGCTCAAGACAATAAATCAGAACAAAAAAAACTGGAAATCAAGCAGGAGACATCGAGTGATGTGAAAGACTTCACAAACGGGACAGATTCTGAATTGGCTTCTGAATGTAAGACTAAAAGCGACAATGGTATCAGCCATTCCGGGATTACCTTAAAAGAAAAGAGCAACGATCCACCGACTGAAGAAAACAAGAAGGATAATGCTCCCGAGGCTGTTTCTACCTCACCAAAAAGAAGGAAGGTTTTGAAGACACGTATAGATGAGCGGGGCAGAGAAG TAACTGAGGTTGTCTGGGAGGGCGAAGCTCCTGCAAGTGATAAGGCAGAGAAAAATGCGACCAATACGGATGCCCCAACTAG GCCAACTCTTCCAAGCAAGCCACAGCCAGCAGCTAACACCGAGAGAACCAATGTTTCCAGCAAAACGGCAGCAGGCAGCAAGAAACCTGGCAAGGCTGCTGCGCCCAAGCAAGGGAAGAACATAATGTCATTCTTCAAGAAGGTATAA